One part of the Parabacteroides distasonis ATCC 8503 genome encodes these proteins:
- a CDS encoding type 1 glutamine amidotransferase family protein, whose product MKKEILFVLLKDFADWEGAYIAPNLNAGVEPGSQSKYIVKTVSVTKEPVISIGGFKVLPDYGIHDIPADYAGIVLIGGMSWFTPEAEAIVPLVKEAIEKKRLVAGICNASVFLGRHGFLNHVNHTSNGLDYLKQFAGPNYTGESLYINEPAVRAGNIITANGFATLEFCREILYALEADSSPKIERSYRMNKTGVWEDPEVG is encoded by the coding sequence ATGAAAAAAGAAATTCTATTCGTCTTGTTAAAAGACTTTGCCGACTGGGAAGGGGCTTATATCGCTCCAAACCTCAATGCAGGTGTTGAACCCGGAAGTCAAAGCAAATATATAGTTAAAACCGTATCAGTCACAAAAGAGCCGGTTATATCGATCGGAGGATTCAAGGTGCTCCCCGACTATGGGATCCATGACATTCCGGCCGATTATGCAGGGATCGTATTAATAGGTGGCATGAGCTGGTTCACCCCGGAAGCCGAAGCCATTGTTCCTCTGGTAAAAGAGGCCATCGAGAAGAAGAGGCTGGTAGCCGGAATTTGTAACGCCTCCGTCTTTCTTGGCAGGCACGGTTTCTTGAACCATGTAAATCATACCAGTAACGGATTGGATTACCTCAAACAATTCGCTGGGCCAAATTATACAGGTGAAAGTCTTTATATAAATGAACCGGCCGTCAGAGCCGGAAACATTATTACCGCCAACGGATTTGCCACTCTGGAGTTCTGTCGTGAAATACTCTATGCGCTGGAGGCAGACTCTTCCCCAAAGATAGAGAGAAGCTATCGAATGAACAAAACAGGTGTTTGGGAAGATCCAGAAGTGGGATAA